A stretch of the Zerene cesonia ecotype Mississippi chromosome 4, Zerene_cesonia_1.1, whole genome shotgun sequence genome encodes the following:
- the LOC119839658 gene encoding A-kinase anchor protein 17A isoform X1, translating to MSIQVCRDTTDAVALYLPQRLYLKPYAKINISIQLPPHKVHGKSISNWELMEKLRKMIQPDGFSMLKVSKHSSEVIRFDAELENRPKLERVLSRLEDRIIQLNDYPDPLKVRVCEAKSDFPSRHAWDSFFRDASDMDEMKPGERPDTIHIANLPIPWFVHDRDRNEDAVPSESLLKKIFEKYGAIRQVDIPIADPYRMQMKEAMRGISTPAQDSALYFEAYVQFSEYVSFVRCMDALRGKKILRKNNDLAEWCSIQVDFDKTKHMTDAAVKRRSIVRERLAARQRAKDEEEKQEKERKAKQEAKERNKERVSRIIFHYLRQKIEQKEREKLEKMREREERRKKKQLAKLMERKDVDVNKKVSEEQKKLLKIQKKLQAIRLIEELFQRIELRPELQRNGRSHIGERAARARLVDKMRRAHERMLDEQREQLRHAFDGRIIIRSALETKKPKRDSISSISSDDMEEKRVKTEKMTTPERESEYKNAVSGMYAPNPYSYGYPFACPPAYPFPQTSMYYPMRGYYGCEGFARRPRGRGRGGRGALGAMGALGALGPRGPRARALPHFDGPTATHQYYQYFKKLNDAENRNEHDDRGRSRSRSRSRSRRRSYSRSRSRSRSRRRSYSRSRSRSRRSRSRSRRSRSRSRRSRSHRSRTPSRSRRSRSHSRRRTKTKSKSKHRTPSPKRDKGKSAERKLVSPEKARSRRSKSWSMPKEGEPRRSW from the exons ATGAGTATTCAAGTTTGTAGGGACACAACAGACGCTGTGGCCTTGTATTTGCCGCAACGTTTGTATTTAAAGCCTTATgcgaaaataaacatttctatcCAGCTTCCCCCACACAAGGTGCACGGCAAGTCGATTTCCAATTGGGAATTGATGGAAAAATTACGAAAAATGATCCAACCTGATGGATTCTCTATGTTAAAAGTGTCTAAGCATAGTTCTGAAGTGATAAGGTTTGATGCCGAGTTGGAAAATCGTCCAAAGTTAGAGAGAGTGCTATCACGATTGGAGGACAGGATTATACAGTTGAACGACTATCCCGATCCCCTAAAAGTGCGTGTTTGTGAAGCGAAATCGGATTTCCCAAGTCGACATGCATGGGACTCGTTCTTTCGTGACGCGAGTGATATGGACGAAATGAAACCAGGCGAGAGACCGGACACAATACACATAGCTAACCTCCCGATACCCTGGTTTGTCCATGACCGCGATAGAAATGAAGATGCAGTGCCATCTGAAAGTTTGTTGAAAAAGATCTTCGAAAAGTATGGAGCGATACGGCAAGTCGATATTCCTATAGCAGATCCCTATCGAATGCAGATGAAAGAGGCTATGAGGGGCATTTCTACACCAGCACAAGATAGTGCTTTGTATTTTGAAGCCTATGTCCAATTTAGTGAATATGTTAGCTTTGTGAGGTGTATGGATGCTTTACGAGGCAAAAAGATCTTACGGAAGAATAATGATCTGGCCGAATGGTGTAGTATTCAAGTAGACTTTGATAAAACAAAGCATATGACTGACGCAGCTGTGAAAAGGCGCTCAATAGTGAGGGAGCGATTGGCAGCAAGGCAGAGAGCTAAGGATGAGGAAGAAAAACaagaaaaggaaaggaaagCCAAGCAAGAAGCTAAAGAGAg AAACAAGGAAAGAGTTTcacgtataatttttcattatttaagaCAAAAGATTGAGCAAAAGGAGCGAGAGAAATTGGAGAAAATGCGAGAGCGCGAAGAGAGAAGGAAAAAGAAGCAGTTGGCAAAGCTGATGGAGAGAAAAGATGTGGATGTTAATAAGAAAGTTTCCGAGGAGCAAAAGAAGTTACTCAAAATACAGAAGAAGTTGCAAGCGATCAGATTGATTGAAGAACTGTTTCAGAGAATTGAG CTACGGCCCGAGCTGCAACGCAACGGGCGCTCGCACATCGGCGAGCGCGCGGCCCGAGCTCGCCTCGTCGACAAGATGAGACGCGCCCACGAGAGGATGCTGGATGAACAGAGGGAGCAGTTGCGGCACGCGTTTGATg gTCGGATAATAATTCGCTCCGCGCTCGAGACGAAGAAACCCAAAAGGGACTCGATAAGTTCCATCTCGTCCGACGACATGGAAGAGAAAAGAGTTAAGACTGAGAAAATGACTACGCCAGAGCGAGAGAGCGAATATAAGAATGCag TTTCAGGAATGTACGCACCGAACCCGTACAGCTATGGATACCCGTTCGCGTGCCCGCCGGCCTACCCCTTCCCACAAA CGTCGATGTACTACCCGATGCGCGGCTACTACGGCTGCGAGGGGTTCGCGCGGCGCCCGCGGGGCCGGGGGCGCGGGGGCCGCGGGGCGCTGGGGGCGATGGGGGCGCTGGGGGCGCTCGGCCCCCGGGggccccgcgcccgcgccctgCCGCACTTCGACGGGCCCACCGCCACGCATCAGTACTACCA ATACTTTAAGAAGCTGAACGACGCAGAGAATCGCAACGAGCACGACGACCGTGGCCGTTCGCGGTCACGGTCACGGTCGCGGTCACGGCGTCGCTCTTACTCACGGTCACGGTCGCGGTCGCGGTCACGCCGGCGGTCGTATTCACGATCGCGGTCGCGGAGTCGACGCTCGAGGAGTCGCAGTCGACGTTCACGGTCGAGGAGTCGAAGGTCTAG ATCTCATCGCAGTCGCACACCATCTAGATCCAGACGGTCTAGGTCACACTCAAGGCGAAGAACGAAAACGAAGTCAAAGTCCAAGCATAGAACTCCCTCGCCTAAACGGGATAAAGGAAAAAGTGCGGAGAGGAAACTAGTATCTCCGGAAAAAGCTAGATCTAGGAGATCCAAGAGTTGGTCCATGCCTAAAGAAGGAGAACCTAGGAGGTCCTGGTAG
- the LOC119839658 gene encoding A-kinase anchor protein 17A isoform X3, whose protein sequence is MLPPHKVHGKSISNWELMEKLRKMIQPDGFSMLKVSKHSSEVIRFDAELENRPKLERVLSRLEDRIIQLNDYPDPLKVRVCEAKSDFPSRHAWDSFFRDASDMDEMKPGERPDTIHIANLPIPWFVHDRDRNEDAVPSESLLKKIFEKYGAIRQVDIPIADPYRMQMKEAMRGISTPAQDSALYFEAYVQFSEYVSFVRCMDALRGKKILRKNNDLAEWCSIQVDFDKTKHMTDAAVKRRSIVRERLAARQRAKDEEEKQEKERKAKQEAKERNKERVSRIIFHYLRQKIEQKEREKLEKMREREERRKKKQLAKLMERKDVDVNKKVSEEQKKLLKIQKKLQAIRLIEELFQRIELRPELQRNGRSHIGERAARARLVDKMRRAHERMLDEQREQLRHAFDGRIIIRSALETKKPKRDSISSISSDDMEEKRVKTEKMTTPERESEYKNAVSGMYAPNPYSYGYPFACPPAYPFPQTSMYYPMRGYYGCEGFARRPRGRGRGGRGALGAMGALGALGPRGPRARALPHFDGPTATHQYYQYFKKLNDAENRNEHDDRGRSRSRSRSRSRRRSYSRSRSRSRSRRRSYSRSRSRSRRSRSRSRRSRSRSRRSRSHRSRTPSRSRRSRSHSRRRTKTKSKSKHRTPSPKRDKGKSAERKLVSPEKARSRRSKSWSMPKEGEPRRSW, encoded by the exons ATG CTTCCCCCACACAAGGTGCACGGCAAGTCGATTTCCAATTGGGAATTGATGGAAAAATTACGAAAAATGATCCAACCTGATGGATTCTCTATGTTAAAAGTGTCTAAGCATAGTTCTGAAGTGATAAGGTTTGATGCCGAGTTGGAAAATCGTCCAAAGTTAGAGAGAGTGCTATCACGATTGGAGGACAGGATTATACAGTTGAACGACTATCCCGATCCCCTAAAAGTGCGTGTTTGTGAAGCGAAATCGGATTTCCCAAGTCGACATGCATGGGACTCGTTCTTTCGTGACGCGAGTGATATGGACGAAATGAAACCAGGCGAGAGACCGGACACAATACACATAGCTAACCTCCCGATACCCTGGTTTGTCCATGACCGCGATAGAAATGAAGATGCAGTGCCATCTGAAAGTTTGTTGAAAAAGATCTTCGAAAAGTATGGAGCGATACGGCAAGTCGATATTCCTATAGCAGATCCCTATCGAATGCAGATGAAAGAGGCTATGAGGGGCATTTCTACACCAGCACAAGATAGTGCTTTGTATTTTGAAGCCTATGTCCAATTTAGTGAATATGTTAGCTTTGTGAGGTGTATGGATGCTTTACGAGGCAAAAAGATCTTACGGAAGAATAATGATCTGGCCGAATGGTGTAGTATTCAAGTAGACTTTGATAAAACAAAGCATATGACTGACGCAGCTGTGAAAAGGCGCTCAATAGTGAGGGAGCGATTGGCAGCAAGGCAGAGAGCTAAGGATGAGGAAGAAAAACaagaaaaggaaaggaaagCCAAGCAAGAAGCTAAAGAGAg AAACAAGGAAAGAGTTTcacgtataatttttcattatttaagaCAAAAGATTGAGCAAAAGGAGCGAGAGAAATTGGAGAAAATGCGAGAGCGCGAAGAGAGAAGGAAAAAGAAGCAGTTGGCAAAGCTGATGGAGAGAAAAGATGTGGATGTTAATAAGAAAGTTTCCGAGGAGCAAAAGAAGTTACTCAAAATACAGAAGAAGTTGCAAGCGATCAGATTGATTGAAGAACTGTTTCAGAGAATTGAG CTACGGCCCGAGCTGCAACGCAACGGGCGCTCGCACATCGGCGAGCGCGCGGCCCGAGCTCGCCTCGTCGACAAGATGAGACGCGCCCACGAGAGGATGCTGGATGAACAGAGGGAGCAGTTGCGGCACGCGTTTGATg gTCGGATAATAATTCGCTCCGCGCTCGAGACGAAGAAACCCAAAAGGGACTCGATAAGTTCCATCTCGTCCGACGACATGGAAGAGAAAAGAGTTAAGACTGAGAAAATGACTACGCCAGAGCGAGAGAGCGAATATAAGAATGCag TTTCAGGAATGTACGCACCGAACCCGTACAGCTATGGATACCCGTTCGCGTGCCCGCCGGCCTACCCCTTCCCACAAA CGTCGATGTACTACCCGATGCGCGGCTACTACGGCTGCGAGGGGTTCGCGCGGCGCCCGCGGGGCCGGGGGCGCGGGGGCCGCGGGGCGCTGGGGGCGATGGGGGCGCTGGGGGCGCTCGGCCCCCGGGggccccgcgcccgcgccctgCCGCACTTCGACGGGCCCACCGCCACGCATCAGTACTACCA ATACTTTAAGAAGCTGAACGACGCAGAGAATCGCAACGAGCACGACGACCGTGGCCGTTCGCGGTCACGGTCACGGTCGCGGTCACGGCGTCGCTCTTACTCACGGTCACGGTCGCGGTCGCGGTCACGCCGGCGGTCGTATTCACGATCGCGGTCGCGGAGTCGACGCTCGAGGAGTCGCAGTCGACGTTCACGGTCGAGGAGTCGAAGGTCTAG ATCTCATCGCAGTCGCACACCATCTAGATCCAGACGGTCTAGGTCACACTCAAGGCGAAGAACGAAAACGAAGTCAAAGTCCAAGCATAGAACTCCCTCGCCTAAACGGGATAAAGGAAAAAGTGCGGAGAGGAAACTAGTATCTCCGGAAAAAGCTAGATCTAGGAGATCCAAGAGTTGGTCCATGCCTAAAGAAGGAGAACCTAGGAGGTCCTGGTAG
- the LOC119839638 gene encoding cytochrome P450 6j1-like, whose translation MMRFKKLVWLFILLWVIQDYAVKSDILWYILTCVVVFSVIWNIVTYDYDYWENRGIFSPPALPLVGHIATVAALKEQGGVCFKRIYDEHKEKRYLGTHQFYQRTLVVCDPDIIKRMCVNDFHHFTDRGFNFNKDTDPLAESVLFLKGNEWRRLRAKISPIFSPNKLRGMFPLLENTANEFLVRIKKLAKSGSEDNNNNITDRGIKTDSNNEDVKVKNGVIVDSEKLVGGYTADAIVPCAFGLKSNVMDNSQDPFAVALHAFYEMSWFNIFEKTMRQFWPAFVLFFKIRIIPKKTHDFFYNIVAKVLKERSRGVQEKRGDFIDMMMALQREDCKSDLENDYKITDMIISANAFIIFLGGFETTSSTLAFLLLELSVHPDVQKKLRDEIQQVLKDGFSYESLQELTYMEMVIQETLRLYPPFPTIQRMCTRDYPIPGTSGVVQRGTIVLFPTLGVQRDEQYFENASQFVPERWAEGRALPPPGVYMPFGDGPRYCIGKRFAIIQMKCCLARLLPHVVIKPVKGAEPRLGPYEADPLCPMTLHPADSRVIISLL comes from the exons atgatgcgatttaagaaattagtttggttgtttattttattatgggTTATTCAAGACTACGCTGTAAAGAGTGATATACTGTGGTATATATTGACGTGTGTAGTAGTATTTAGTGTAATATGGAACATAGTCACATATGATTATGACTATTGGGAAAACAGAGGTATATTTTCACCCCCGGCGTTACCCTTAGTTGGTCATATAGCAACAGTGGCGGCTTTAAAGGAGCAAGGTGGTGTGTGTTTTAAAAGGATTTATGATGAACATAAAGAGAAACGTTATTTAG GTACACACCAATTCTACCAGCGCACTCTGGTTGTCTGCGATCCAGACATCATCAAACGCATGTGTGTGAACGACTTCCATCACTTCACGGATCGCGGGTTTAACTTCAATAAAGACACGGACCCTTTGGCTGAGTCAGTTCTGTTTCTGAAGGGAAACGAATGGAGGAGGCTGCGAGCGAAGATATCTCCTATATTCTC gccAAACAAACTCAGGGGAATGTTCCCTCTCCTCGAAAACACAGCTAACGAATTCTTGGTTCGCATAAAGAAACTCGCCAAATCGGGCTCTGAggataataacaataacataacagATAGAGGAATAAAAACTGATTCTAATAATGAAGacgttaaagttaaaaatggCGTGATAGTTGATTCGGAGAAACTAGTGGGTGGGTATACAGCAGATGCTATAGTGCCGTGTGCTTTTGGACTTAAAAGCAATGTCATGGACAATTCCCAGGATCCCTTCGCTGTGGCGTTACATGCGTTTTACGAAATGAGCTGGTTCAATATATTTGAGAA GACAATGCGACAATTCTGGCCGGCCTTTGTGTTGTTTTTCAAAATCCGGATAATACCAAAGAAGACGCATGACTTCTTCTACAATATCGTGGCCAAAGTGCTGAAGGAGAGATCGAGAGGAGTGCAAGAGAAGAGAGGAGACTTTATAGACATGATGATGGCGCTTCAGAGGGAGGACTGCAAGAGCGACCTGGAGAACGACTATAAGATCA CGGACATGATTATATCAGCTaacgcgtttataatattcttggGTGGATTTGAGACGACTTCATCCACGCTGGCCTTTCTCTTGCTGGAGCTGAGTGTACATCCGGATGTACAGAAGAAGCTGAGGGATGAGATCCAGCAGGTGTTGAAGGATGGCTTCTCCTATGAGAGTCTGCAGGAACTGACTTATATGGAGATGGTGATACAAG AAACACTTCGCCTATACCCCCCGTTCCCCACGATACAACGCATGTGCACCCGGGACTACCCCATCCCGGGGACCAGCGGGGTGGTGCAGCGCGGGACCATCGTGCTGTTCCCCACCCTGGGGGTGCAGAGGGACGAACAG TATTTCGAGAACGCGTCCCAATTCGTCCCAGAGCGGTGGGCGGAGGGGCGCGCTCTGCCCCCGCCCGGCGTGTACATGCCGTTCGGGGACGGGCCCCGCTATTGTATAG GAAAACGTTTCGCTATCATCCAAATGAAGTGTTGTCTGGCTCGGCTTCTCCCACACGTGGTGATAAAACCCGTGAAGGGCGCGGAGCCCCGTTTGGGGCCCTACGAAGCGGACCCTTTGTGCCCCATGACCCTACACCCCGCCGACTCCAGAgttattataagtttattataa
- the LOC119839658 gene encoding A-kinase anchor protein 17A isoform X4, protein MEKLRKMIQPDGFSMLKVSKHSSEVIRFDAELENRPKLERVLSRLEDRIIQLNDYPDPLKVRVCEAKSDFPSRHAWDSFFRDASDMDEMKPGERPDTIHIANLPIPWFVHDRDRNEDAVPSESLLKKIFEKYGAIRQVDIPIADPYRMQMKEAMRGISTPAQDSALYFEAYVQFSEYVSFVRCMDALRGKKILRKNNDLAEWCSIQVDFDKTKHMTDAAVKRRSIVRERLAARQRAKDEEEKQEKERKAKQEAKERNKERVSRIIFHYLRQKIEQKEREKLEKMREREERRKKKQLAKLMERKDVDVNKKVSEEQKKLLKIQKKLQAIRLIEELFQRIELRPELQRNGRSHIGERAARARLVDKMRRAHERMLDEQREQLRHAFDGRIIIRSALETKKPKRDSISSISSDDMEEKRVKTEKMTTPERESEYKNAVSGMYAPNPYSYGYPFACPPAYPFPQTSMYYPMRGYYGCEGFARRPRGRGRGGRGALGAMGALGALGPRGPRARALPHFDGPTATHQYYQYFKKLNDAENRNEHDDRGRSRSRSRSRSRRRSYSRSRSRSRSRRRSYSRSRSRSRRSRSRSRRSRSRSRRSRSHRSRTPSRSRRSRSHSRRRTKTKSKSKHRTPSPKRDKGKSAERKLVSPEKARSRRSKSWSMPKEGEPRRSW, encoded by the exons ATGGAAAAATTACGAAAAATGATCCAACCTGATGGATTCTCTATGTTAAAAGTGTCTAAGCATAGTTCTGAAGTGATAAGGTTTGATGCCGAGTTGGAAAATCGTCCAAAGTTAGAGAGAGTGCTATCACGATTGGAGGACAGGATTATACAGTTGAACGACTATCCCGATCCCCTAAAAGTGCGTGTTTGTGAAGCGAAATCGGATTTCCCAAGTCGACATGCATGGGACTCGTTCTTTCGTGACGCGAGTGATATGGACGAAATGAAACCAGGCGAGAGACCGGACACAATACACATAGCTAACCTCCCGATACCCTGGTTTGTCCATGACCGCGATAGAAATGAAGATGCAGTGCCATCTGAAAGTTTGTTGAAAAAGATCTTCGAAAAGTATGGAGCGATACGGCAAGTCGATATTCCTATAGCAGATCCCTATCGAATGCAGATGAAAGAGGCTATGAGGGGCATTTCTACACCAGCACAAGATAGTGCTTTGTATTTTGAAGCCTATGTCCAATTTAGTGAATATGTTAGCTTTGTGAGGTGTATGGATGCTTTACGAGGCAAAAAGATCTTACGGAAGAATAATGATCTGGCCGAATGGTGTAGTATTCAAGTAGACTTTGATAAAACAAAGCATATGACTGACGCAGCTGTGAAAAGGCGCTCAATAGTGAGGGAGCGATTGGCAGCAAGGCAGAGAGCTAAGGATGAGGAAGAAAAACaagaaaaggaaaggaaagCCAAGCAAGAAGCTAAAGAGAg AAACAAGGAAAGAGTTTcacgtataatttttcattatttaagaCAAAAGATTGAGCAAAAGGAGCGAGAGAAATTGGAGAAAATGCGAGAGCGCGAAGAGAGAAGGAAAAAGAAGCAGTTGGCAAAGCTGATGGAGAGAAAAGATGTGGATGTTAATAAGAAAGTTTCCGAGGAGCAAAAGAAGTTACTCAAAATACAGAAGAAGTTGCAAGCGATCAGATTGATTGAAGAACTGTTTCAGAGAATTGAG CTACGGCCCGAGCTGCAACGCAACGGGCGCTCGCACATCGGCGAGCGCGCGGCCCGAGCTCGCCTCGTCGACAAGATGAGACGCGCCCACGAGAGGATGCTGGATGAACAGAGGGAGCAGTTGCGGCACGCGTTTGATg gTCGGATAATAATTCGCTCCGCGCTCGAGACGAAGAAACCCAAAAGGGACTCGATAAGTTCCATCTCGTCCGACGACATGGAAGAGAAAAGAGTTAAGACTGAGAAAATGACTACGCCAGAGCGAGAGAGCGAATATAAGAATGCag TTTCAGGAATGTACGCACCGAACCCGTACAGCTATGGATACCCGTTCGCGTGCCCGCCGGCCTACCCCTTCCCACAAA CGTCGATGTACTACCCGATGCGCGGCTACTACGGCTGCGAGGGGTTCGCGCGGCGCCCGCGGGGCCGGGGGCGCGGGGGCCGCGGGGCGCTGGGGGCGATGGGGGCGCTGGGGGCGCTCGGCCCCCGGGggccccgcgcccgcgccctgCCGCACTTCGACGGGCCCACCGCCACGCATCAGTACTACCA ATACTTTAAGAAGCTGAACGACGCAGAGAATCGCAACGAGCACGACGACCGTGGCCGTTCGCGGTCACGGTCACGGTCGCGGTCACGGCGTCGCTCTTACTCACGGTCACGGTCGCGGTCGCGGTCACGCCGGCGGTCGTATTCACGATCGCGGTCGCGGAGTCGACGCTCGAGGAGTCGCAGTCGACGTTCACGGTCGAGGAGTCGAAGGTCTAG ATCTCATCGCAGTCGCACACCATCTAGATCCAGACGGTCTAGGTCACACTCAAGGCGAAGAACGAAAACGAAGTCAAAGTCCAAGCATAGAACTCCCTCGCCTAAACGGGATAAAGGAAAAAGTGCGGAGAGGAAACTAGTATCTCCGGAAAAAGCTAGATCTAGGAGATCCAAGAGTTGGTCCATGCCTAAAGAAGGAGAACCTAGGAGGTCCTGGTAG
- the LOC119839658 gene encoding A-kinase anchor protein 17A isoform X2 — translation MSIQVCRDTTDAVALYLPQRLYLKPYAKINISIQLPPHKVHGKSISNWELMEKLRKMIQPDGFSMLKVSKHSSEVIRFDAELENRPKLERVLSRLEDRIIQLNDYPDPLKVRVCEAKSDFPSRHAWDSFFRDASDMDEMKPGERPDTIHIANLPIPWFVHDRDRNEDAVPSESLLKKIFEKYGAIRQVDIPIADPYRMQMKEAMRGISTPAQDSALYFEAYVQFSEYVSFVRCMDALRGKKILRKNNDLAEWCSIQVDFDKTKHMTDAAVKRRSIVRERLAARQRAKDEEEKQEKERKAKQEAKERQKIEQKEREKLEKMREREERRKKKQLAKLMERKDVDVNKKVSEEQKKLLKIQKKLQAIRLIEELFQRIELRPELQRNGRSHIGERAARARLVDKMRRAHERMLDEQREQLRHAFDGRIIIRSALETKKPKRDSISSISSDDMEEKRVKTEKMTTPERESEYKNAVSGMYAPNPYSYGYPFACPPAYPFPQTSMYYPMRGYYGCEGFARRPRGRGRGGRGALGAMGALGALGPRGPRARALPHFDGPTATHQYYQYFKKLNDAENRNEHDDRGRSRSRSRSRSRRRSYSRSRSRSRSRRRSYSRSRSRSRRSRSRSRRSRSRSRRSRSHRSRTPSRSRRSRSHSRRRTKTKSKSKHRTPSPKRDKGKSAERKLVSPEKARSRRSKSWSMPKEGEPRRSW, via the exons ATGAGTATTCAAGTTTGTAGGGACACAACAGACGCTGTGGCCTTGTATTTGCCGCAACGTTTGTATTTAAAGCCTTATgcgaaaataaacatttctatcCAGCTTCCCCCACACAAGGTGCACGGCAAGTCGATTTCCAATTGGGAATTGATGGAAAAATTACGAAAAATGATCCAACCTGATGGATTCTCTATGTTAAAAGTGTCTAAGCATAGTTCTGAAGTGATAAGGTTTGATGCCGAGTTGGAAAATCGTCCAAAGTTAGAGAGAGTGCTATCACGATTGGAGGACAGGATTATACAGTTGAACGACTATCCCGATCCCCTAAAAGTGCGTGTTTGTGAAGCGAAATCGGATTTCCCAAGTCGACATGCATGGGACTCGTTCTTTCGTGACGCGAGTGATATGGACGAAATGAAACCAGGCGAGAGACCGGACACAATACACATAGCTAACCTCCCGATACCCTGGTTTGTCCATGACCGCGATAGAAATGAAGATGCAGTGCCATCTGAAAGTTTGTTGAAAAAGATCTTCGAAAAGTATGGAGCGATACGGCAAGTCGATATTCCTATAGCAGATCCCTATCGAATGCAGATGAAAGAGGCTATGAGGGGCATTTCTACACCAGCACAAGATAGTGCTTTGTATTTTGAAGCCTATGTCCAATTTAGTGAATATGTTAGCTTTGTGAGGTGTATGGATGCTTTACGAGGCAAAAAGATCTTACGGAAGAATAATGATCTGGCCGAATGGTGTAGTATTCAAGTAGACTTTGATAAAACAAAGCATATGACTGACGCAGCTGTGAAAAGGCGCTCAATAGTGAGGGAGCGATTGGCAGCAAGGCAGAGAGCTAAGGATGAGGAAGAAAAACaagaaaaggaaaggaaagCCAAGCAAGAAGCTAAAGAGAg aCAAAAGATTGAGCAAAAGGAGCGAGAGAAATTGGAGAAAATGCGAGAGCGCGAAGAGAGAAGGAAAAAGAAGCAGTTGGCAAAGCTGATGGAGAGAAAAGATGTGGATGTTAATAAGAAAGTTTCCGAGGAGCAAAAGAAGTTACTCAAAATACAGAAGAAGTTGCAAGCGATCAGATTGATTGAAGAACTGTTTCAGAGAATTGAG CTACGGCCCGAGCTGCAACGCAACGGGCGCTCGCACATCGGCGAGCGCGCGGCCCGAGCTCGCCTCGTCGACAAGATGAGACGCGCCCACGAGAGGATGCTGGATGAACAGAGGGAGCAGTTGCGGCACGCGTTTGATg gTCGGATAATAATTCGCTCCGCGCTCGAGACGAAGAAACCCAAAAGGGACTCGATAAGTTCCATCTCGTCCGACGACATGGAAGAGAAAAGAGTTAAGACTGAGAAAATGACTACGCCAGAGCGAGAGAGCGAATATAAGAATGCag TTTCAGGAATGTACGCACCGAACCCGTACAGCTATGGATACCCGTTCGCGTGCCCGCCGGCCTACCCCTTCCCACAAA CGTCGATGTACTACCCGATGCGCGGCTACTACGGCTGCGAGGGGTTCGCGCGGCGCCCGCGGGGCCGGGGGCGCGGGGGCCGCGGGGCGCTGGGGGCGATGGGGGCGCTGGGGGCGCTCGGCCCCCGGGggccccgcgcccgcgccctgCCGCACTTCGACGGGCCCACCGCCACGCATCAGTACTACCA ATACTTTAAGAAGCTGAACGACGCAGAGAATCGCAACGAGCACGACGACCGTGGCCGTTCGCGGTCACGGTCACGGTCGCGGTCACGGCGTCGCTCTTACTCACGGTCACGGTCGCGGTCGCGGTCACGCCGGCGGTCGTATTCACGATCGCGGTCGCGGAGTCGACGCTCGAGGAGTCGCAGTCGACGTTCACGGTCGAGGAGTCGAAGGTCTAG ATCTCATCGCAGTCGCACACCATCTAGATCCAGACGGTCTAGGTCACACTCAAGGCGAAGAACGAAAACGAAGTCAAAGTCCAAGCATAGAACTCCCTCGCCTAAACGGGATAAAGGAAAAAGTGCGGAGAGGAAACTAGTATCTCCGGAAAAAGCTAGATCTAGGAGATCCAAGAGTTGGTCCATGCCTAAAGAAGGAGAACCTAGGAGGTCCTGGTAG
- the LOC119839813 gene encoding kallikrein-4-like has product MKVAVILLCAFAAVQGRSVQPFEEVSLVPWLVHLRTAKAADGGLLGSCVGSVYNERWIISSASCLRDSRFIWIRFNAPNVYQPELVIESNRVHLHPEYNAETGENDIGLLDLNRDVVFSETIQAISVAAIDAEAPTSGKVCGYGELENGNAGEQLQCIDVQLEESGDLLIGTAENKASRYDLGAALVADDQLFGVLVSPGNEENDGAFLKVTGYADWIASVISPEESPEEVQVADPVEVADIIQVADAIEVADPVEVVDVIIMPEPVQIADNIVFY; this is encoded by the exons ATGAAGGTAGCCGTTATTCTGCTTTGTGCCTTTGCGGCAGTTCAG GGACGCAGTGTCCAGC CTTTCGAAGAAGTGAGTTTAGTCCCATGGCTCGTCCACCTCCGCACAGCGAAGGCGGCTGACGGCGGTCTCTTGGGCTCTTGTGTTGGAAGCGTGTACAATGAGCGCTGGATTATCTCATCTGCCAGCTGCTTGAGGGA CTCCCGCTTCATCTGGATCCGTTTCAACGCTCCCAACGTGTACCAACCCGAGCTGGTGATCGAGTCCAACAGAGTACACCTGCACCCCGAATATAACGCTGAGACCGGTGAAAATGACATCGGGCTTTTGGATCTCAACAGGGATGTGGTGTTCTCAG AGACCATCCAGGCCATCAGTGTTGCCGCCATCGACGCTGAGGCGCCTACATCTGGAAAGGTCTGCGGGTATGGTGAACTAGAAAACGGCA ATGCTGGTGAACAGCTGCAGTGCATCGACGTTCAGCTCGAGGAATCTGGTGACCTTCTCATCGGAACTGCTGAGAACAAAGCCAGCCGG TACGACCTTGGAGCAGCTCTTGTTGCTGACGACCAATTGTTTGGAGTACTCGTTAGCCCCGGTAACGAGGAAAATGATGGAG CCTTCCTGAAGGTCACTGGATACGCAGACTGGATCGCTTCAGTCATCAGCCCCGAGGAGAGCCCTGAGGAAGTTCAAGTAGCTGACCCAGTGGAAGTAGCTGATATTATCCAGGTAGCTGATGCTATCGAGGTAGCTGATCCAGTGGAAGTAGTTGACGTTATCATTATGCCTGAGCCAGTGCAAATAGCTGATAAtatagtgttttattaa